From the Bacillus tuaregi genome, one window contains:
- a CDS encoding EAL domain-containing protein yields the protein MLQIVDKTSIVRASKQLCKQSGLDPTVIPKSKCIPDYVLEEKLKSYEEILSVARFFMDQFLDSIKGKGIPLLISVSNDEGVILQIDGDQSIREIMNNSGFRVGVQFIEEMSGTNVVNLALKYRRPIEIIGDEHYHHYFYQAACYSVPFTYQEQGTLLGTISIMTSIEYNHPFFLAMLQTMVDSIERELQLRKQNGRLEVLNHILIDTTRNGVVATDTNGIVLEYNLIAEKIIKSRKKDVIGKSISLLTNINSYIDQVLKEEKKFEDIQLSFIDMETNKNIVCLFDALPIYDQKENLIGALGQFRDITERFETEQKIQYMAHHDELTGLANRRLFKHQYLKEIKLAHDSGEKLAIVFIDLDRFKYVNDTFGHSEGDILLQQVSHRLKECLVTERDLVARMGGDEFIFILPEKENSESIQSHAERILSCFDQPFMVSGFDIHISASLGIAIFPDNGKEFDSLMICADSAMYQAKAKGGNNFQIFEHKMYTNSHKRLFMENALRKAIEKNELYLEYQPQMDAKNGRLLGVEALVRWNHPQLGFVSPTEFIPLSEETGIIIPLGEWVLREACKQNKRWQTTGYPPIIVSVNLSGKQFSQHGLVNDISQILNETGLEPEYLDIEITESMMMDVNHSIHILEELCRLGVQISIDDFGTGYSSLNYLTRFSLDRLKIDRSFVQNITNSVSDASIVETIIVMAHNLGLRVIAEGVESVKQLEFLTEKNCDEFQGYFFSKPLSAEKLEQEFLQGN from the coding sequence ATGCTTCAAATTGTAGACAAAACCTCGATTGTTCGTGCCTCTAAACAGTTATGTAAGCAGTCTGGTCTTGATCCGACAGTGATTCCGAAATCCAAATGTATACCTGATTATGTGCTTGAAGAAAAACTGAAAAGCTATGAGGAAATATTATCTGTTGCCCGCTTTTTCATGGACCAGTTCTTAGATTCCATTAAAGGGAAGGGCATCCCGTTATTAATTTCTGTCAGCAATGATGAAGGTGTGATTCTACAGATAGACGGGGATCAATCAATCAGAGAAATCATGAATAATTCCGGCTTTAGAGTTGGAGTACAGTTTATTGAAGAAATGTCCGGAACCAATGTTGTCAATCTGGCCTTAAAATATCGAAGGCCCATTGAAATTATTGGAGATGAGCATTATCATCATTATTTTTATCAAGCTGCTTGCTATTCTGTTCCATTTACCTATCAGGAACAGGGCACTTTGCTCGGTACGATTTCTATTATGACCTCGATCGAATATAATCATCCGTTTTTCTTAGCGATGCTTCAAACCATGGTGGATTCGATTGAGCGTGAATTACAGCTGCGGAAGCAGAATGGCCGATTAGAGGTGTTGAATCATATTCTCATTGATACAACACGCAATGGAGTTGTGGCAACAGATACAAATGGCATCGTTCTTGAATATAATCTTATCGCTGAAAAAATAATAAAGAGTCGTAAAAAGGATGTTATCGGGAAGTCAATAAGCCTCCTTACAAATATAAACAGCTATATCGATCAAGTGTTAAAAGAGGAAAAGAAATTTGAAGACATTCAATTAAGCTTCATTGATATGGAAACCAATAAAAATATTGTCTGTCTGTTTGATGCTTTGCCGATTTATGATCAAAAGGAGAACCTGATAGGTGCCCTAGGACAGTTTCGTGATATAACGGAAAGATTTGAAACGGAACAAAAAATTCAATATATGGCACATCATGATGAATTAACCGGTTTGGCAAATCGTCGTTTGTTTAAGCATCAATATCTGAAAGAAATCAAGCTTGCCCATGATTCGGGTGAAAAGCTAGCAATCGTTTTCATCGATCTTGACCGGTTCAAATATGTGAACGACACCTTCGGCCATAGTGAAGGGGACATTCTATTGCAGCAGGTATCCCACCGACTGAAAGAATGCTTAGTAACGGAGCGGGATTTAGTGGCCCGCATGGGTGGAGATGAGTTTATTTTTATTTTGCCGGAAAAGGAGAATTCTGAGTCGATCCAGTCACATGCAGAGAGGATCCTATCCTGTTTCGATCAACCATTCATGGTCAGTGGGTTTGATATACACATTTCTGCCAGTCTGGGAATTGCTATTTTCCCAGATAACGGTAAAGAGTTTGATAGCTTGATGATTTGTGCAGATAGTGCTATGTACCAGGCGAAGGCAAAGGGCGGAAATAATTTTCAAATTTTTGAACATAAAATGTATACCAATTCCCATAAACGATTATTCATGGAAAATGCATTGCGAAAGGCGATTGAGAAGAATGAGTTATATTTGGAATACCAGCCACAGATGGATGCTAAGAACGGTCGTCTCCTAGGTGTGGAGGCATTGGTAAGATGGAACCATCCTCAGCTGGGGTTCGTGTCGCCAACTGAATTTATCCCATTAAGCGAGGAAACGGGCATTATTATCCCATTAGGGGAATGGGTATTAAGAGAGGCTTGTAAGCAGAATAAACGTTGGCAGACGACAGGATATCCGCCAATTATAGTCTCTGTCAACCTATCTGGCAAGCAGTTTTCACAACATGGCTTGGTCAATGACATCAGTCAAATTTTGAATGAGACGGGACTGGAGCCAGAATATCTTGATATTGAAATAACTGAAAGCATGATGATGGATGTGAACCACTCGATTCATATCCTAGAAGAATTGTGCAGGTTAGGAGTACAAATTTCAATTGATGACTTTGGTACAGGATATAGCTCATTAAATTACTTAACACGTTTTTCTCTTGACCGTTTAAAAATTGACCGGTCATTTGTTCAGAACATCACGAATAGTGTTAGCGATGCCAGCATTGTAGAAACGATTATTGTGATGGCACATAATTTAGGGCTGAGGGTCATCGCTGAAGGGGTGGAATCTGTAAAACAGCTAGAGTTTTTAACAGAAAAGAATTGCGATGAATTCCAGGGTTATTTCTTTAGTAAACCTCTTTCAGCTGAGAAATTAGAACAGGAATTTTTACAAGGTAATTAA
- a CDS encoding carboxymuconolactone decarboxylase family protein gives MKEKNKGERYDHGRKTMMEMMGASGSDIIEHLQQLHPDIADLVISGYSDIYARPGLEKKQRAIVTLTSLITQGAHEQLHAHTMTALHVGLTPNEILEIIIQCTAYVGFPRALSSLRVVQEVLKDKGLEFEISE, from the coding sequence ATGAAAGAAAAAAACAAGGGTGAACGGTATGATCACGGGCGTAAAACGATGATGGAAATGATGGGGGCGAGCGGCTCAGACATTATCGAACATTTGCAGCAGCTGCATCCTGATATCGCTGACTTAGTTATATCGGGTTATTCTGATATTTATGCCCGTCCCGGTTTGGAGAAAAAGCAAAGAGCGATTGTAACGCTAACATCGCTCATCACGCAAGGGGCCCATGAACAGCTGCATGCTCATACCATGACAGCATTACACGTGGGGTTAACACCAAACGAAATATTAGAAATCATTATCCAATGCACGGCATACGTTGGGTTTCCCCGTGCCTTATCCTCCTTACGAGTTGTACAGGAGGTATTAAAGGATAAGGGGCTGGAATTTGAAATAAGTGAATGA
- a CDS encoding thiamine pyrophosphate-binding protein, with protein sequence MVIAAKMRDQMEGVLLKDKTKPVTVASALSSHLKELGATHIFGVPGKAVTPLIAEMDRQGLLFVLSKFEGGAGYEAAGFALASHTIGVALGTSGPGGTNMITSAAQAKASNAPVLFITGHASCLATGRALGQDASSFGTDIVRLFESVTKFSRSVDRGDLFPGYFRHAIEQAFTGIKGPVHLNIPLDVLMEEIEPFEIPSRDFVQPMVSSNIDEVIHVLNKAQKPVLFLGKGVHSAAAYEEVQQFAERWNMPVMTTPSGKGAFMTTHPLSLGGFGLGGAIEADLYLQQGVDLMVVVGTRLSDMSLAGMTEDMYPEKIVQFDLDVTFLGKSIPVPTIPVLGDLKANIKKILETSDGRVVRKALWINRLQINQQQYYEKPVLSAGLAVKTFQSRIPRESLVISDCGSHSFFAIRDLEIYQPGSFIFDSYFGAMGHGIGYAVGAKAACPELPIVCLTGDGCLLMHGTEISTAVNYHLDVIFVVLNNGRLDMVNKGMAAHLGKAVGTTYEVPVNGALFAASLGAHGFRCHTVEEIQQAMDAALQNDGPTVVEIMVDPEEIPPTMKRG encoded by the coding sequence ATGGTTATTGCAGCTAAGATGAGGGATCAAATGGAGGGAGTGCTACTAAAGGATAAAACAAAGCCTGTGACAGTTGCCTCTGCGCTTTCTTCACACTTGAAAGAATTAGGTGCTACCCATATATTTGGCGTCCCGGGAAAGGCTGTAACTCCTTTAATTGCTGAAATGGACCGCCAAGGACTTTTGTTTGTGTTAAGTAAATTTGAAGGCGGGGCCGGATATGAAGCGGCCGGATTTGCTCTTGCTTCTCATACGATAGGTGTAGCGCTCGGTACGTCAGGACCAGGTGGGACTAATATGATTACATCTGCTGCCCAGGCGAAGGCATCGAATGCACCGGTATTATTTATCACCGGTCATGCTTCTTGTCTAGCAACAGGAAGAGCTCTTGGACAGGATGCATCAAGCTTTGGAACGGATATTGTTCGTTTATTCGAGTCGGTGACGAAATTTAGCCGCTCGGTGGATCGAGGTGATTTGTTTCCAGGCTATTTTCGACATGCCATTGAACAAGCCTTTACAGGGATAAAGGGTCCGGTCCATTTAAATATCCCGTTAGATGTGTTGATGGAAGAAATCGAGCCTTTTGAAATTCCTTCCCGAGATTTTGTCCAGCCTATGGTCTCCTCCAATATAGATGAAGTTATTCATGTGTTGAACAAAGCCCAAAAGCCTGTTTTGTTTCTTGGAAAAGGGGTTCATTCTGCTGCTGCCTATGAGGAAGTTCAGCAGTTTGCCGAGCGTTGGAATATGCCTGTTATGACCACACCTAGTGGGAAAGGAGCATTTATGACAACACATCCATTGTCGCTTGGAGGCTTCGGGCTTGGCGGGGCCATTGAGGCTGACCTTTATTTGCAGCAGGGTGTAGACCTTATGGTAGTAGTCGGGACCCGGTTATCTGATATGAGTCTTGCCGGTATGACGGAAGACATGTATCCGGAAAAAATAGTCCAGTTCGATTTAGATGTTACTTTTCTTGGAAAAAGTATTCCAGTACCAACGATTCCGGTTCTAGGAGATTTGAAGGCAAATATAAAAAAAATATTAGAAACATCAGATGGTCGGGTAGTAAGAAAAGCTTTATGGATTAATAGACTACAGATCAATCAGCAACAATACTATGAAAAGCCTGTTCTTTCAGCAGGACTGGCTGTAAAGACGTTTCAATCGAGAATACCAAGGGAGTCATTGGTCATCAGTGATTGCGGAAGTCATTCATTTTTTGCCATTCGTGATTTGGAAATCTATCAGCCTGGAAGCTTTATTTTTGACAGCTACTTTGGTGCTATGGGACACGGAATCGGCTATGCAGTTGGAGCGAAGGCCGCTTGTCCCGAACTGCCCATTGTTTGCTTAACAGGTGATGGCTGCTTATTAATGCATGGGACGGAAATTTCAACAGCAGTAAACTATCATTTAGATGTTATCTTTGTTGTGTTAAATAATGGGAGATTGGATATGGTGAATAAAGGAATGGCTGCCCATTTAGGAAAAGCGGTTGGGACCACCTATGAAGTGCCAGTAAATGGGGCATTATTTGCGGCTTCACTTGGAGCACATGGATTTCGCTGTCACACTGTAGAGGAAATTCAACAGGCAATGGATGCTGCACTGCAAAATGATGGACCAACGGTTGTAGAAATTATGGTCGATCCAGAGGAAATACCACCAACAATGAAGCGCGGTTAA
- a CDS encoding tartrate dehydrogenase: MKTLKIAVIPGDGIGPEVISEGMKILNRIAELDSGFQFEFNEFPWGCEYYSKHGVMMDENGMDKLKEFNAIYLGAVGYPGVPDHISLWDLLLKIRKDFDQYVNIRPIRLLEAAPCPLKDISREDVNMLFIRENSEGEYAGAGDWLFKGQENEVVLQNGVFSRKGTERIIRYAFETARKEGKTLTSISKGNALNYSMVFWDQVFEEVSREYQDVETASYLVDAAAMLMIKDPKRFEVVVTSNLFGDILTDLGAAIAGGIGLAAGANINPERKYPSMFEPIHGSAPDIAGQGIANPLAAIWSASQMMDFFGYENYGENILQAIEKVLLDGKVLTSDMGGTATTEQVGNHVVNYLEEILNAQKTKS, from the coding sequence ATGAAAACATTGAAAATTGCTGTCATTCCGGGTGACGGAATTGGACCTGAAGTGATTTCAGAAGGAATGAAAATCCTTAATAGAATAGCTGAGCTGGATTCAGGCTTTCAATTTGAATTTAATGAGTTTCCATGGGGCTGTGAATATTACTCAAAGCATGGTGTCATGATGGATGAGAATGGAATGGATAAATTAAAAGAATTCAATGCGATATATTTAGGGGCAGTCGGGTATCCGGGTGTTCCGGATCATATCTCATTATGGGATTTACTGTTAAAGATTAGAAAGGACTTTGACCAATACGTCAATATAAGACCTATCCGTTTACTAGAAGCGGCGCCGTGCCCTTTAAAGGATATAAGCCGTGAGGATGTCAACATGCTATTTATTAGGGAGAATAGTGAAGGGGAATACGCTGGTGCTGGTGATTGGCTGTTTAAGGGACAGGAAAATGAAGTCGTTCTGCAAAATGGTGTTTTTTCCCGTAAAGGAACGGAACGGATCATTCGCTATGCCTTTGAAACAGCGAGAAAAGAAGGCAAAACATTGACAAGTATTAGTAAAGGCAATGCCTTGAATTATTCGATGGTCTTCTGGGACCAAGTGTTTGAGGAAGTCAGCAGGGAGTACCAGGATGTAGAGACAGCTTCTTATCTTGTTGACGCAGCAGCGATGCTCATGATCAAGGATCCAAAACGATTTGAAGTAGTTGTGACCTCGAATTTATTTGGAGATATTTTGACCGATTTAGGGGCAGCGATTGCAGGTGGAATCGGTTTGGCAGCAGGTGCAAATATTAATCCGGAGCGCAAATACCCATCGATGTTCGAACCGATTCATGGTTCTGCACCAGATATTGCTGGGCAAGGAATAGCCAATCCGCTTGCAGCTATTTGGTCAGCAAGCCAAATGATGGACTTTTTCGGCTATGAAAACTACGGTGAAAACATCCTCCAGGCGATAGAAAAGGTATTGCTTGACGGAAAAGTATTGACATCTGATATGGGTGGTACGGCCACAACGGAGCAGGTTGGGAATCATGTGGTAAACTATTTAGAGGAAATTCTAAACGCCCAGAAAACAAAAAGTTAA
- a CDS encoding histidinol-phosphatase, giving the protein MKFDFHTHHDRCGHARGSIRDYIEAALDCGLSMIGIADHSPYFGMEEDQPYPHITMAKSEFPHYIKEVQQLKKEYEGKIDVLLGIEADFFPESVDIYRRCFQPYPFDYIIGSVHHVDGESIFHKTRWEGLSAEQKVKTKNAYYDLIEKSARSGMYEILGHIDAMKGFYPAFSTIQTNAVDKTLQIIAEQDVAIEVNTSGKTKDVGGWYPSYEILERALYFGVKVTFGSDAHDPERVGDDFELVRQKLKEIGFQDWCYFKEKKRYSVSL; this is encoded by the coding sequence TTGAAATTTGATTTTCACACCCATCATGACCGGTGTGGTCATGCCAGGGGAAGTATTCGTGATTATATTGAAGCAGCACTTGATTGCGGGCTTTCGATGATTGGTATTGCAGACCATTCTCCTTATTTTGGAATGGAGGAAGACCAGCCCTATCCACATATCACGATGGCAAAAAGTGAATTCCCTCATTACATAAAAGAAGTACAGCAGCTAAAAAAGGAGTATGAAGGAAAAATTGACGTATTGCTTGGCATTGAAGCAGACTTTTTCCCGGAAAGTGTTGACATCTATCGCCGTTGCTTTCAGCCCTATCCGTTTGATTACATTATCGGCTCGGTTCATCATGTGGATGGTGAAAGTATCTTTCATAAAACCCGTTGGGAGGGTCTTTCAGCTGAGCAGAAAGTAAAAACAAAAAATGCCTATTACGATTTGATTGAAAAATCAGCCAGGAGCGGAATGTATGAAATTCTTGGCCATATTGATGCCATGAAAGGCTTTTATCCTGCTTTTTCCACCATCCAAACCAACGCAGTCGATAAAACCCTGCAGATTATCGCAGAGCAGGATGTTGCCATCGAGGTGAATACCTCAGGAAAAACAAAGGACGTTGGAGGCTGGTACCCTTCCTATGAGATACTAGAGAGAGCGCTTTATTTTGGGGTAAAGGTTACCTTCGGGTCCGATGCACATGATCCTGAAAGAGTTGGTGATGATTTTGAGTTAGTTAGACAAAAGCTTAAAGAAATCGGCTTTCAGGATTGGTGTTATTTTAAAGAAAAGAAAAGGTATTCTGTCTCATTATAA
- a CDS encoding RraA family protein has translation MTSLEERFLGLPTTAISDALKGFNHMNTAIKPLKEAYKVAGRAFTVNIPAGDNTGILRGIRDAKPGDVLVVDGKGYTERAVAGDFVISLAQVMGLQGIIIDGAIRDIQGIKDLDFPVFCRASTISASAKAAPGELQVPISCGGVSVNPGDMIVGDADGVIVVPARKETEILQAAIDKIKKDQSRQEKYTGSKESALQYLQSVIGER, from the coding sequence ATGACGTCACTGGAAGAACGTTTTCTTGGTTTACCTACTACCGCTATTTCTGATGCACTAAAAGGATTTAACCATATGAACACAGCGATAAAACCGTTAAAGGAAGCCTACAAAGTTGCCGGAAGAGCCTTTACAGTTAATATTCCTGCCGGAGATAATACGGGTATTTTACGCGGCATACGGGATGCCAAGCCAGGCGATGTGCTGGTAGTGGATGGTAAAGGCTATACGGAGCGAGCAGTTGCCGGTGATTTTGTCATTAGCTTAGCCCAGGTGATGGGACTGCAGGGAATCATTATAGATGGAGCGATTCGTGATATTCAGGGCATTAAAGACCTCGATTTTCCTGTCTTCTGCCGTGCTTCCACTATTTCAGCGAGTGCAAAAGCAGCACCAGGTGAATTGCAGGTTCCCATATCCTGCGGTGGGGTCAGCGTTAACCCTGGTGACATGATTGTTGGAGATGCAGATGGAGTGATTGTTGTACCCGCCAGAAAAGAAACGGAAATCCTTCAAGCAGCGATTGACAAAATAAAAAAAGACCAATCACGACAAGAAAAATATACAGGAAGCAAAGAGTCTGCTTTACAATATTTACAATCTGTAATTGGAGAAAGGTAA
- a CDS encoding DNA-3-methyladenine glycosylase I — translation MKRCAWVTKEPLYIQYHDEEWGVPKYDDQQLFEKLCLEGAQAGLSWWTILQKRENYRKAFDYFDAKKIVQYSDEKLASLREDKGIVRNKLKIQSVVTNAKAFLKIQEEYGSFSDYIWSFVNHQPIVNHWKTMDEVPTTNEVSDRMSKQLKKDGFKFVGSTICYSYMQAVGMYNDHTLDCFCHPSNQ, via the coding sequence ATGAAAAGGTGTGCGTGGGTAACAAAGGAGCCGTTATATATTCAGTACCACGATGAAGAATGGGGAGTCCCGAAATACGATGATCAGCAATTATTTGAAAAGCTATGTCTTGAAGGGGCACAGGCCGGGCTGAGTTGGTGGACCATTCTACAAAAAAGGGAAAATTACCGGAAAGCCTTTGATTATTTTGATGCGAAAAAAATTGTCCAATATAGTGATGAAAAATTAGCCTCATTAAGGGAAGATAAGGGAATCGTGCGAAATAAGTTAAAAATTCAAAGCGTTGTAACGAATGCGAAAGCGTTTCTAAAAATTCAGGAGGAATATGGTTCATTTTCTGACTATATTTGGAGCTTTGTCAATCATCAACCGATTGTGAATCATTGGAAAACGATGGATGAGGTTCCAACGACAAACGAGGTTAGTGACAGAATGAGTAAGCAGTTGAAGAAAGACGGCTTTAAATTTGTCGGTAGCACCATCTGTTACTCCTATATGCAGGCAGTCGGAATGTACAACGATCACACACTCGATTGCTTTTGCCATCCAAGTAATCAATAA